GGGAGGGGATGCCGGAGGAAAAATCGATAATGGTGCCGCGCACCGGGCCGAGGGCGGCGGCAGAGGGTGCGGCCGCACCAATGGCGCCGGCGGTAAGGGCAAGGGCGCTTGCCTTCAAGAGGCCGCGACGAGATAGAGACGGCGACATGAATAACTCCTGCGGTGATTGCATTAGTCACAATAGTTAACAAATGCACCATAGCAGGAGACGGTGGGGGAATCGTGTTTATTTTGACTCGTTGCTAAATTCCACGTTCGTGGCGTGTTCTACGGTGCGCGATACCGTGCAATCCTTCTCGTGGGAGATGCGGATCAGGTTATCCACGAGCGCGCGGGCCTTATCGCCATCTGGGGTGGAGGGGAAGGCGAGGTCGAAGGAAACGCGGACATCGGAAAGCCGCGAAGCGCCATCCTCATCCACGCGGTCGCCCTCTGCGCGCACCTGGAAAGACTCCGGCTCGGTGCGCCGGGAGGTTACGACATCCACATCCACCGCGGTGCACCCAGCGACGGCGGCCAGCAGGAGCTCTACCGGCGACAACAGGCCCTCCCCGCGGCCAAATTCGATGCTGGCCCCATCCGCATTGGTGGCCCGGTACACCGAATTTTCTACGCGGTTAAGGTCAACGGAATACTGCTTGATGATTTCACTCATGGCTTAGAGCTTAAGCCAGGCTCGGGATATAGGCCACGCTGCCGCCCAAGGACATGGTGATAAAGATGGGCGCGATAACCAGGGGGCCGAGCCATACGCGGCCGGTATTGGCATAAAACATCTTGTTCAAGATGGGCAGCAGGATCATCATGGGCAAGATGGACTGCAGCATGTTCACATACAGCCAGTCATCGGTCCAGTGCACCGTGCCGGTGGCGGCGAAGACGGAATATTGGATAACGAAGATCATCGCCAAGCCGACAGAGTTCGCCAGCGCCGCGATGAGGTAGGTCTGCCACTTGGGCGTATCGCTATAACGCGTGCCCACGCCGGCGCGAATGGAGTTGGCCAGATAGAAGATGAACATCGCAGGTACGTACATCAGCGCCACCAGGAACCAGCGCAGCGTCAGCGGGCGCGAGGCCACGACCAAGAAACGGTAATCATTGTGGAAGGCAAGATACACAATGGATAGCACGGAGAAGTACACAAAGAGCAAGATGAAGGCCAGCAGTAGCGTGCGCCCAAAGGTGCGCCAGCTCATCGTGATGCCCCACGCGCGGGCGCGCTCGCCGCGGGCATAGGTGGACTTATCCCGGGTGATATAGAACAAGATAAGCCCGACGATGCCGTTGACGATGGCCCACAAGACCACCGAGTTGACCATGCGCGCCGGGAAGAACCAGGTGCTGACCTTATTCGCGGCATCGTAGAAGACGTCCTGCGAAAGGTTCGCCAGCGGCATGAACGTGAAAAAGGCGATGGCTGCGGTTAACACGAAAAAGCCCCAGAACTTCGCGGCTTCTTTGCCCCGCGGACGCTTCGGTACGGTTGGGAGCGCCTGGGCTACTGGCGCAAAGTAGCGGGTGCGCAGGAGCATTCGGGTCAGCGGGAAGAGCATGGCGATGCCGCCGATGAGGGAAATGAGGTTAAAGACTTCTTTCAGCCACCACGTCTGGTTGCCGGAATCCATCTTCACTGGGGCATCCAGGGTGTCATCGAAGAACTCGAGAATGCTGCCGATGGCACTAGGTGTGAGCGGCTGCAGCGGGTGCAGCGTTTCATCGTTATAGGCAACGCGGTACGTGCCCTTGTCGATGTCCCCGTAGCCCCGGCCGATCTCAATGTGGTCCACCTGGTCTTGTTTCTTGAGCCCAGAGTTGACCATGGACAGAGCCTCTGGGGCATCGCGCAGATCGCCATCGCCGTTGATATTTCGGTAGCCGCCTTCATCGAAGCGGGCATAGCCCAGCGCCATATTTGAGTGCACGTGGGCAAACTTCTTATCGTTTAAGTTCTTGAGCCAGCCAGAGATAAAGACCGCGGAGATCTTATCTAGGTCCTCGGCGCGCTTGCGCTCGCCATCTGTGATGGTGGTGCCGCCTTCGCTATTCGGGTCCTTGGCAGCTTCGAGGGCATCGTCTACCTTCTTGCCGTACTTATTGGCTGCGGTGCGCACCGCAGTACCACCGGCGGAGTGGCCGGTAATGCCGATGCGATCCTCATCGACGTAATTAAACGTATCCAGGTGGTCTGTGACGTAATCAATGGCGGTCACCACGGCGGAATCACTATCGTCTGGGTGTTGCGAGCTGGACTCGCCCTGGTTATACGGGTCAACCACCAGGGTGACAAAGCCGCGCCGGGCCAATTCCAACGAGTTGGAGACCTGGGTTTCCTTAGTGCGCTGGAAACCGGGCGAGACGATGACCATCGGCGCTTTATTCTCCGGCGTCGCGTCCTTCGGCCGGAAGAGATCTGCGGTGACCGTAGCGCCGTGCTTGCCGGCGATTTTGAGGTCAGTGACCTGAATTTTGCCGCCATCGGTTTGTACCAGGGATGAGCCCAACCCACCGACGAGAACGATGACGATGCACACAAAGAGTTTCCAGCCATCGCTAAAGCGGCGCTTCTTCGAAACCTCAGCGGGCAACTGCTCTGTCTGCTGCTCTAGAGAAAGAGACGACTGTTCTTCCACGGGAGTGGGGGAGGGGGATGCGGAGTCGGACATATACGCGTTCCTTGTTGGTGGTGCTTAATTGAAACGAGTGGGCTGAAAGTCCGATAGTGGAAAACTTAAAGTCCAGCGTGGAAGCACATTAGGCCCGCCGGAAAGCGGGTGCAACCGTTGCAGTAAAAGGGGGTGCTGGACAAGTGCTGAACAGGCAAAAGCTCGCGCGATGCGGTGAATTAATAAATCAAGGGCGGCGAGAAGCGGATACGCACCGATTGTCCAAGGGCTGGTTTATGAGCTGCGGTAGTCCGGAACGTGACCCCAGATTCATGGGAGGCGGTAACGGAGTAGTGCCCGGCTTCGAAAATGGCTGAGTCAACTACCGCTGGAACCGTGGCACCTGGTTGGTCTTCCTCCACGATTTTGGCGTGGCGCGGCAAGATGGCGGCTTTAGTGCCTTCGCCTCGCACGGTTACTTCGCTCAATGGCCAAGAGATGCCAAGAGCAGGGCACTCGACGCTGTCACCTGAAATAGAGGCCTGGACAATCGTGGCATCCGAAATAAATCCCGCGACCACCGGGTTAGCGGGATTTTCCAGTAATT
This is a stretch of genomic DNA from Corynebacterium accolens. It encodes these proteins:
- a CDS encoding OsmC family protein, whose product is MSEIIKQYSVDLNRVENSVYRATNADGASIEFGRGEGLLSPVELLLAAVAGCTAVDVDVVTSRRTEPESFQVRAEGDRVDEDGASRLSDVRVSFDLAFPSTPDGDKARALVDNLIRISHEKDCTVSRTVEHATNVEFSNESK
- a CDS encoding poly(ethylene terephthalate) hydrolase family protein, which encodes MSDSASPSPTPVEEQSSLSLEQQTEQLPAEVSKKRRFSDGWKLFVCIVIVLVGGLGSSLVQTDGGKIQVTDLKIAGKHGATVTADLFRPKDATPENKAPMVIVSPGFQRTKETQVSNSLELARRGFVTLVVDPYNQGESSSQHPDDSDSAVVTAIDYVTDHLDTFNYVDEDRIGITGHSAGGTAVRTAANKYGKKVDDALEAAKDPNSEGGTTITDGERKRAEDLDKISAVFISGWLKNLNDKKFAHVHSNMALGYARFDEGGYRNINGDGDLRDAPEALSMVNSGLKKQDQVDHIEIGRGYGDIDKGTYRVAYNDETLHPLQPLTPSAIGSILEFFDDTLDAPVKMDSGNQTWWLKEVFNLISLIGGIAMLFPLTRMLLRTRYFAPVAQALPTVPKRPRGKEAAKFWGFFVLTAAIAFFTFMPLANLSQDVFYDAANKVSTWFFPARMVNSVVLWAIVNGIVGLILFYITRDKSTYARGERARAWGITMSWRTFGRTLLLAFILLFVYFSVLSIVYLAFHNDYRFLVVASRPLTLRWFLVALMYVPAMFIFYLANSIRAGVGTRYSDTPKWQTYLIAALANSVGLAMIFVIQYSVFAATGTVHWTDDWLYVNMLQSILPMMILLPILNKMFYANTGRVWLGPLVIAPIFITMSLGGSVAYIPSLA